AAGAACCGCTTCTGCTCCTCCGTCCCGTGCTGCATCAGCGTCGGCCCCACGATGCGCCCGCCGGTGTTGAAGCCCCCGGAGGAGGTGAGGCCGGAGAGGGCCATCTCGTCCAGGAGGATGAAGCGGTACATGGGGCTGGCGTCCATGCCGCCGTATTCCTTGGGCCAGGTCAGCGTGAGCCAGCCGCGCTCGCCGAGCTTGCGCAGGATGGCGCGCATCTTGGGGACGAAGGCTTCGTCCTCCGGGTCCAGCGGCGGCGCGCCGCCGACTTCGGCGGTGAAGAAGCTGCGCGCCTCGGCGCGGAACAACTCTTCTTCCTTGGTGAAGTTGAAGTCCAGCATAGGTTTGCCTACCAGATGGGCGCGCCGGCGGCCACGGCGGCCGCCACGCGATCGGCGCTGTGCGCCGTATCGCCGTAGGCGTATGCCGCGGTGCGCGCCTCGCGATAGTAGAGGTAAAGCGGATGCTCGCGGATAAGGCCGATGCCGCCGTGGACCTGGTGGGCCACAACGGTTGTGCGGAGATAGGCCTCGTTCGCCAGCTGCTTCGCCATGGCGGCCTCCATCGCGGCGGGCTTGCCCGCGCTGATGCGCCAGGCGGCCTCCCAGGTGATGCCGCGGGCCAGCTCGATGCCCATGACGATATTCGCGCAGTGGTGCTGGACGGCTTGGAAGCTGCCGATGGGCCGTCCGAACTGCACGCGCTGCTTCACATATTCGATGGTGAAATCCAGGACGTGCTGCATGCCGCCGAGCATCTCGGCGCATTTGGCTGCCGTGGCCCGCTCCAGGATCTTTTCGATGAGAGGCCAGCCCCTATCGCGTTCGCCCAGGAGCCTATCGCGCGCCACGGCCACGTTCGTGAACGTCACTTCGTACTTCTTTTCGCCCCCCATCGTGACGAGCGGCGTGTGGCTGACTCCCTGGGCGCGCGCATCCACGATGAAGAGGGAGACGCCCGTCCCCGTGCGGGCGGCGCAGGTGAGATAGTCGGCGGAGCCGGCGTATGGGACAAAGAGCTTTGCGCCGTTGAGGACATAGCCGTCCTTCGCCGCCTTCGCCTCCAGCTTGATCGCCTCCTGTGCATAGGTCGCATCGCCTTCAAGCAGGGCGAGCGCGAAGATCGCCTCGCCGCCGGCGATGCGGGGGAGAAAGCGCTCCTGCTGGGCCTTGCTGCCGCCGAGCATGAGCGGGAGCGCGCCGCCGATGACGGTGGCGAAGAGCGGCGCGGGCAGGAGCGCGCCGCCCGTTTCTTCCAGGAGGGCGCAGAGGTCTAGGAAGTCGCCGCCGGTGCCGCCGTGGGCCTCGGGGATGATGAGCCCCTGCCACCCAAGGTCGGCCATCTCCTTCCACATCCCATTGTCAAAGCCCGATTCTGTCTTGGTGATGCGGTCTATAAAATGCTTGTCGCAGCGCGCCGTCAGGAAATCCCGCGCCGCCTTCTTGAGCATCTGCTGTTGTTCGGTGAAGCTGTAGTCCATGGCTGTGCGCCCGCTGCGAGGCTTAAAAGCCAAGCTCCTTATAGCGTTCGTCGCGGGACTTTGTCGCGCCCTTCGTCCCGCCCTCTTTCCGCTCCTTGAACAGGTTCCACTCCTCCGGCTCCAGGCGCGCCTGCACGCTCACCGGATGCTCGAAGGCGGCCAGGCGGAAGCCCTCCACAACGCCCAGGATCTCGTAGATGCGGTGCATCGTCTCCTTGCCCATGTAGACGTAGTCCTTGTGGCAGAGGGCCAGGGCCTGGGCCCAGCGTTCCACTTCCGCCTCCAGCTTCTCCAGGGGCACGATGCTGTTGATGCCCCGCGGCCCGATCTCGGAGACGTCTATCTTCCGGCCCAGCCATAGCATCTCGTGCGCCAAGGCGGGGCCCATCCGCAGGATCTCCATGATGGCCGTGGTGGCCCCTGGACCGTGCATGCGCGCCGGGGTGTAATAGAGCTTGGTTCCCTCAGCCGCGATGATGAAATCGCACAGCATGATCCAGTCAATCGCGCCGCCGACGACATGGCCGTGGACCTGCGCGATGGTGATCTTGTGGGTGTAGAACTTTGCCAGGTTCTTCCGGAAGGCCATGTGGTCGTGGTAGAAGCGGACGCGCTGGGGCGGGTGCTTATCGCCTGCCCACTGGGGCGCGAATGCCTCCACGCCTTCCTTCTCTCTATCGTGATAGACGTTGCCCAGGCGCTGCATATCGTATCCTGCGGAGAAGGCCTTGCCCGCGCCGCGGATGATGATGATCTTGATATCGTCGTCGCTCTCCGCCTTTTCGAAGGCCTCCGCGAAGGCTGGGATATCCTTGGCCGTGAAGGCGTTGAGCTTCTCGGGACGGTTGAGTGTCAGGCGGAGGATCTGGCCGCTCTTTTCATAGAGGACGAAAGGCTGTTCGCTGGACATAACGTGCTCCTTGGGCGAGACGGCTCAACTGGGTCGCGATGGAAGTCGGCAGGTGGGAGAACTATAGGAGATACAGAGGGTTTCGGCAAGGAGAGCCCACCAGCCTGCCAGAGGCGGGAAGTCCCGCGCGTCAAGATTTCGGGCGGAGCTGAAGAAGGACTGCTCCTGTCACGCTGCTCACCGAAAGCCCGGAGAAGAGCCCCGCTCCCACGCCGGCCGCCACGCCGATGCCGATGATTTCCCCGGCGGCGCACAAGAGCGTCCAGCGCAGCCACAGGGCTTTGGTTGCTAGGTTCGGTCGAAGCGCCGCGCTCTTCCCGCGCATCGCTCATGCCCCGTCCAGTGTGATTTCGATGACGACACGGGTCCTGGCCATGTCAGCGGCGCGCTCGGCGGTGAGTTTCTTATACTGCCGTTGCAAGCAGCGGGCGATCGCTGCCGTATCGTCGCTGAAAAGCTGCGCGTTTCCAGTTACCGATCTCCCGCGCAACTGCAACCTCACCTGGTGCTTGGCGCTGACGTTCTTCCACCATGAGCGGTCATTCCGGCTCACAATCGTGACGAGGCTGCCCTGCCGGGTGTACTCCACCGGAGTCGTGTAGCGCCTGCCGCTCTTTCTCCCGGTGACGGTGATGAGCAGAACGCGGCTGCTCATCAGGAAATGCAGCGGGGACCTTAGGAGCAACTTCGCAAACGGGTTCACCGCTCTGTTCATGAGTGCCCGCATCTGCCGCCAACCTGCTTCCTGGGATCAAGACACAGGATCGCAGGAGGATATGCCGGATGCGTGAACTGAGGCCGTGCCCGTGTGCAGAGGCCGTGAAAGGCTGAACCCATGGACGGGCAGAGCGGGCGACGAGCCCTGCTACTTCCCCGGCTTCTTTTTCTCAGGAGGAGCTGACTCTTGTTCTTTCGCCGCTGCCGCCTCAGCCTTCACCAACGGGAGCTTGGTGTTGTACATCTCGCTCAGGACGCGCAGGAAGGCCATCGTCGCCGGGCTGTAGTGTTGGGCGCGGCGGATAAGGACGCACGTTGGCAGGACCACCCGGTGCGCGCCGGTCAGCGTGATGTGGACCAGGCTCTTTTGGCGCAGATCCCGCTCGATGGCTCCGAGGGGCAGGAAGGAGACGCCGAAGCCGATCTCCACCATGCGCTTCGTCGCCTCGATGCTATCCAGATTCATCTCCACCCGCGGCACGATGCCCGCCTCCTGGCAGACCTCCTGGATGAGGACGAAGTAGGCCGAGCCAGGATCGTAGAGGATAAGCGGCTCCTTGGCGATCTCATAGATGCTGGCCTTTCCCTTCATCGCGAAGGGATGCTTGGGGTGCGCCACCAGCACGATCTCCTCTTCGTAGATCGGCATGGCCAGGATGTCAGGGTGGTGCAGCTCTCGCGCCAGGCCGACATGGGCCTCCTCGTCCACCACCATGTTGAGCACGTCCGATGAGCGCCCCACCTTGATGTGCAGCTTGATGGCCGGGAACTTGGCGCGGAAGCGGTCCAGCATCGTCGGGAGGCTGTAGGTGCCGATGGTGCGCGCCGATGCGATGGTGAGCACGCCGCCCAGGGCCTGCCGCGCCGCCACCACCGCCTCTTCGCCCTGCTTCAGCTGGTCCAGCGCGCGCTCGGCGAAGGGCAGAAAGGCCTTGCCCATCTCGGTCAGGCGCACGCCGCGCCCCATCCGGTGGAAAAGAATGCCTCCCATCTCCTGCTCCAGGGCGTGGATGCGCGCGCCGAGGGCGGGCTGCGTGACATACAGGCCCTCAGCCGCACGGCGGAAACTGCCGCGCTTGGATGCCTCCAAAAAGGCTTCAAGCTGCGCGATCTCCATCCCGCTCCTCCGTCCCACGTGTGATAATTCGGACTTATCGTTCGTATAGGAAAGACAAGGCTGGCATTATACCACCACGGCCCGTTACTCTGGTGCAGGGTTGTGCGGTGGTGCGGCAGATACTCGCAATGAGGTTTGACCAGTGGGGCCTTCGCTACAGATGCTCGGACGGCCTACGGACCGCTACGCAGGAATTCTCTCCCAGGAAGCCCTCGAGTTCGTCGCCGCGCTCTCCCTTCCCTTTGAGCCGACCCGCCGCGCCCTGATGCGAGCCCGCCGCGCCCGGCAGGCGGAGATCGATGCCGGCCGCCTGCCGTCGCTCCCCCAGGAGGATGCGGGCATCCGCGCCCAGGCCTGGCGCGTGCCGCCTGCCCCAGCCGACCTCCAGGACCGCCGCGTGGAGATCACCGGCCCCGCCTCCGATCGCAAGATGGTGCTCAACGCACTCAATTCCGGTGCCCTGGGCTACATGGCCGATTTCGAAGATGCCAACTCCCCCGGCTGGGCACAGTGCATCGAAGGCCAGATCAACCTGCGCGATGCTGTCCTCCGCACCTTGACCGTCCAACGGGCGGATGGCAGCGAGGAGCGACTGAAGGAGAAGACGGCGACGCTCCATGTGCGTCCTCGGGGCCTCCACCTGATGGAGCGCCATCTCTTAGTGGATGGTCAGCCCGTCAGCGCCGCCCTCTTCGATTTCGGGCTCTTCTTCTTCCACAACGCCCGCGTCCAGCTCGAACGGCGCACCGGCCCCTATTTTTACCTCCCTAAATTGCAGAACTGCCAGGAGGCGCGGCTGTGGAGCGATCTCTTTGACTCCGCCGAAGACGCCCTCGGCCTTCCCAGGGGCGTGACCCGCGCTACCGTCCTCATCGAGCACATCCTTGCCGCCTTTGAGATGGATGAGATCCTGTACGAGCTTCGCGGCCATATCACTGCGCTGAACCTGGGGCGCTGGGACTACATCTATAGCTATATCAAGGCCTTTCGGGACGCCTCCTGGTCGCTCACGCCAGACCGTGGGCAAGTCACTATGGCCACTCCCTTCCTGCGCGCCCCGGCCGAGATGCTCGTCGCCGCTTGCCACAAGCGCGGGGCCCATGCCCTCGGCGGCATGTCCGCCTTCATCCCTCGGAAGAACGATCCGGAGGCGAACGCCGTCGCCATTGCCCAGGTGCGCGCTGATAAGGAGCGCGAGGCGAGCCAGGGTTTTGATGGCGCATGGGTCGCTCATCCCGCCCTCGTTGAGTCTGTTGCCCAGATCTTCGATCGGGCGTTCAGCGGCCCCAACCAGCTTGGCCATATCCCGGAGACACGCGCCGCCTCCAGCGATCTGCTGGAAGCGCCCAAAGGCGCGATCACGGAGGCGGGCGTTCGCGGCAATATCAGCGTCGCTCTGCAGTATCTGGAGGCCTGGGTGCAGGGCAGTGGCGCAGTCGCGATTGCGAATCTCATGGAGGACACGGCCACTGCCGAGATCGCCCGCTCTCAGCTCTGGCATTGGGCCAAGCGCCAGGCCCGCCTCGCCGATGGCCGCCCCATGACCCACGACCTCTATTACCGCCTCCGCAGTGAGGAGACGGCGAAGCTCGTCGGCGCGCGGGCGGATAAGGGCCCGGGCGCGCTGGACAAGGCCGTGGACCTGCTCGATGAGCTCGTGACCGCCGACCACTTTGTGGAATTCCTCACCATCCCAGGCTATCGCTACCTTCAGTAAGTCTTAGGAGGACGAAAGTGCAGAACCGTGCCGCAAGGATCCAGGAGCAGATCGCCGAGCTTGAGCGCAGTTGGACCGCCGACGTTCGGTGGAAAGGCATCAAGCGCGCCTATTCCGCTGGCGAGGTCGTCTCCCTGCGGAGCAGCTTAAGGGTGGAGCAAACCATCGCGAAGGCGGGCAGCCGGCGATTGTGGGACCTCCTCCACACGGAGCCCTATATCGCCACCTTCGGCGCTCTCACCGGCGGCCAGGCCGTGCAGATGGTGAAGGGCGGCCTCAAGGCGATCTATCTCAGCGGCTGGCAGGTCGCCGCCGATGCGAACCAGGGCGGCAACACCTACCCTGACCAGAGCCTCTACCCTGTGAACAGCGTCCCCGCCCTGGTCAAGCGCATCAACAACGCCTTCATGCGCGCCGACCAGATCGAAGGCGATGGCGATATCCACTGGTACGCCCCCATCGTCGCCGATGCGGAGGCCGGTTTCGGCGGGCCTATCCACGCCTTCGAGCTGATGCGCAACATGATCGAAGCCGGCGCCGCGGGCGTCCACTTTGAGGACCAGCTGGCCGCTGAAAAGAAGTGCGGCCACATGGGCGGCAAGGTCCTTGTCCCCACCTCCCAGTTCATCCGAACGCTGACCGCCGCGCGCCTGGCCGCCGATGTCTTGGATGTGCCCACGCTCCTTGTCGCCCGCACAGACGCCCGCGATGCCACCCTGCTCACCTCCGATGTTGACCCCTATGACCGTCCCTTTGTCACCGGAGAGCGCACGGTGGAGGGCTACCACATGGTCAAGAAGGGCATGGCCTCGCCCACGGCCCGCGCACTTGCCTACGCCCCCTACGCCGACCTCATCTGGTTCGAAACCTCCGTTCCCGAGCTGGCAGAGGCCAAGAAGTTTGCCGAGACCATTCACGCGAAGTTCCCCGGCAAGCTCCTGGCATACAACCTCTCGCCGTCCTTCAACTGGCGCCGCCACCTTGACGCGCCCACCATCGCCAAGTTTCAGAGTGAGCTCGGCGCCATGGGCTTCAAGTTCCAGTTCATCACCCTCGCCGGCTGGCACCTCCTCAACTACCACACCTTCGATATGGCCTGCGGCTTTGCCACGGAGGGCATGCCCGCCTACGTTCGCCTTCAGCAGGCCGAGTTCGCGCGGGAGTCCGATGGCTACACCGCCGTCCGCCACCAGCGCGAATCCGGCGCCGAATACTTTGACAAGGTCGCCATGGCGGCATCGGGCGGCCAAAGCTCCACTACGGCCCTTCACGGCTCAACGGAGGAGGAGCAGTTCGAGACGGCGAAGGCCCGCTAACCGTCTGACGTGACCCTCCTCGGCGCAAAAAGCAACGGGGCCGCTCATTCGAGCGGCCCCGTTTGTTATCTGAAAACTCGCAGTGCCTGCTAGTATTGCAGGTCTAAGTGCGGCCTGCCCCACAAGTGCTTCCGAGTGAGCGAGAGGCTGCAGGCATCTATGAAGGCGTTGACCACTTCCGGGTCGTAGAGGCGTCCGCGCTCGGTGCGCAGGGTCTCCAGCGCCTTATTGATCGGTTGCTCCGCCCCAGGCGCCGAACTGCCGATCATGCGGTCGAAGGCATCCACCACGGCGATGATGCGCGCCGCCAGGGGGATGGACTCTCCCCGCAGCCCGGCGGGGACGCCGCTGCCGTCCCAGTATTCGTGGTGAAAGAGCACCATCGGCATGATGGGCGTCAGCCACGGGAGGCTGGAGACGATTTTGGCGGCCCGCAGGCAGTGTGCTCCGTTGTCCGTGGGGCGCGGGGGATGCCCCGCCGGGCGGGCGGGAGCGGCTTCGCCGCCGATGATGCGGCCGATGTCATGCAGATAGCCTGCGACCTCAAGCTGGTCAAGGTCGCCGCCGCGCATGCCTATCACCTCTCCCGTCTCCCGCGCCATCTTGCCCACGCGCAGCGAATGCGCCCACAGGAGCGGGTCCGCAAGGCCGGACATGCTCTCCAACAGCGGCATGACCTCATGCAGGCGAGCCCGCAAGCTCCCCGAATGCGACGGGGACTCCTCACGGATGTACGAAAGATTTTCGGTCGGACGGACGAGTGTGGTCATTGCACTTCCTCCCCGGGAAGTTAATGAACGTCCTTCAGCAATCCGAGCTCTATGGCCTTGGCGACGGCCTGTGCCCGGCTCGGCTCCCCGAGCTTCAACAAGATATGTCCTACATGGGTGTTCACGGTCTTCACGGAAAGGTCGAAGTGCTCCGCTATGGCGCGGTCCGTGGCGCCCTGCTGGATCATCTCCAGGATCTCAAGTTCTCTGGCGGTGAGGTCTCGCAGCGGCGGGGTGGAGGTCTCTTCCTTCGGCTGATCGGCCAGGAAGTCTATGACCCGCGCACTCATAAGATCCGGCAGCGCCGCCTTGCCTTCGTGGACCGTATGGATGGCTTTTAAGAGCTCCTCGCCCGGCGCATCCTTCAGGAGATAGCCTCGCGCGCCCGCCTTCACCATCGCCTTGACGTACTGGTCATAGTCGAATGCGGTGAGCGCCAGGCACTTGACTTCCGGGTGCTCCTTGCGCAGTGCCTTCACCAGGTCTATGCCGCTCCCGCCTTTAAGGCGGATATCAACCACGGCGACGTCCGGGCGGGTCTCCGCGATGACGGCAATCGCCTCCTGCACCGTCTCCGCCTCGCCGATGACCTGGATGGACGGGTCCTGGGTCAAGAGGTACTTGGTGCCCTCCCGGAACATCTGGTGATCGTCCACAAGGACAACCCTAACCGTTCCGCCGGGTGCGTGCTCTCGCACATCGGATATAGACAGCGTCGCCACGTTGAATCCCCCTCCTTGCAGCATTCGCGTGAACTGTGTGCAGGCCAGGCTACCAGGGTTGGAAGTATAAAAAATCCGTAAGAAAAGCCTAGGTACGTACGTACAGGGTGAAGGGTTGGTAATCGGCAGTCCTTTGCCGATTACTGCTTTTTGATATAGCCGTGCTCGATGGCGATGCGCACGGCCTCCGCCCGCGTGGTGGCTCCCAGCTTTGAAAAGATGTTCGCCACGTGGGACTCGGCGGTGCGCTGGGAGATTCCCAGGCGCTCCGCGATCTCCTGATTGCGCCGCCCCTGGTAGAGCAGCTCCAGCACTTCGATCTCCCGAATCGTCAGGTCGTCCGGGGTACGCGGGGAGTCTCGTCGCTCCCGGCTGAGGCTGTCCAAGACGGAGGCCGCGATCCGCCCCGGAAGAACCCCGTGCCCTTCGTAGACATCATGGACCGCCTTGATGAGTTGCTCAGGCGGCGTATCTTTCAGGAGGTAGCCGCGCACGCCCGCTCTCGCCAGGGCGTCCACGTACTGCTCGAAGTCGTGGGCCGTCAGCACCAGCACCCGCGCCGTGGATCCCTTGCGCATCAGCGCCCTGGCCACATCTATCCCGCTGCCGTTCTTGAGCCGGATATCCAGAATCACCACGTCGGGGGCCAGCTCATCGGTCAGGCGCAAGGCCTCTTCCGCCGTCTCGGCCTCGCCCACCACCTAGATCCCTGGGTCTGCCTCAAGCAGCGCCTTGGTCCCAACGCGCACGAGGGCGTGGTCTTCCACCAGGAGGACGCGGATAGTGTGCCCTGTCGTCATACGCTCCGTGCCGCCTCGGGGAGGGCAGAGTCCGCCTCCACCGGGACGCTGATGGTAATCGTGGCGCCTTGGCCCGGCGCGCTCTCGATGGCAAGCGTCCCGCCCGCGTGGCGGACCCGCTCGCGCATGCCCAGGAGCCCAAGGTGGCCGTCCTTGGCCGCCCGCTCCCGTTCAGCCGCGCCGAAGCCTCTGCCGTTGTCCATGATCGAGAGGATGGCCTTACCTTGGGCGATTCTAAGGGATATCGTCGCCTGTGTCGCCCCTGAGTGCTTCACCACGTTGTTCAGGGCCTCCTGGGCGCAGCGGTAGATGGCCAACTCCGAGGCCGCGGGGAGGCGCGTCTCATCGGGAAAGCCGTCCAGGTCCATGGTGATGTGTACCGCCTCTTTTCCGGGCAGGTTCCGTGCCAGCCAGTCTATCGCATACCGCAGGCCCAGGTCGTCCAGCATCGGCGGGCGGAGGGCGTTGGTGATGGCGCGCAGCTCCGTGACGAGGGATTTGCCGACGTCAATCACCTTGTCAGAAGGCACGGCGGTTCTGGACAGGAAGATGGCCTGTTGCAACGGGCCGTCATGGAGGTCTATGGCCAGGCGCGCCCGCTCTTCTTCCTGGGCGGTCATCAGCCGCCCGTTCAAGTCGCGCAGCTCATCGCTCAGCTTGGAGCGCGCCAGCAGCATGCTGACCAGCGTGGCCATCGGCTCCATTAGCTTCACATCGTCATCCCGAAAGGCCTCCCCTCCCGATTTAGGCCCGAGAAGGAGCGCCGTGTCTTCATCCAGCACAAAGGCGAGGACCGGGTCGCTTTCCAACTGCCGGATAGCGCTGCCTCGAGAAGGCAGAAAGCCCGGACTGTCATAGGCGCGTCGCAGGCGCTGGGCGGACATGCCGCCCGAGATGATTTCGGAGGCCGATTGAGACCTGCCGGTGACGACGAGATACCCCTCGAGTCTGGCGATCGCCTTCACTTGCTCCAACATGGAGACGACGACGTCTTTGGGCTGCCGCGCCCGCTGGGCCTCTTTGGACAACTCCACGATAGCCTCCCGGTAATCGAAGACATCCCGGTAGACGTAGGTGTCCGCCAGACGCTGCAAGATGGGGCGCAGGTAGGCGAAGGCGAGGGCGCCGAAGACAACGGCCCCGGAGGTGATGAGGAGGTCGTTGCGGCGCGATTCAAAGAGGTCCGGCTTGATGGTGATGCCGATCCCCACGAGCAGGATCATAACGACGAGCAACAGGCCGGAGAGGATGACGTACACGGCGCCGCGCTGGACCAGCCTCCGGATGCCGAGCATCTGGTATTGGAAGATGGAGTAGGCGAAGCCGGTGGGTATTGCCAGGAGACCGAGTGCGGCGATATCAGGGCGAACGATCTCATCCACGCCGCTGGCGATGGGAAGAAAGACGAGCAGGAGGAGCGGGATGAGTCCTAAAATTGTTGCAGACGAGACGATGGCCACAACAGAGCGCTCATTATGAGTGCTTGCGCGCCGATAGCCTGTTATGAGCGCGATGATTGAGAAGATGATGAGGAGGATGAAAGCTATCGAGATACAGGCCTGAAGCCAGGGATATATGTTCGGTTGTGCCGCTGCGGTAAGGATATATATTGCAGTAAGGCCGATACCCGACCAAAGGGTGATGCTCCGAACCTTTTCGACTAAGCGCGGAGTCCCAGGTGTGAGGCTGGTGTAGAAGGCGAATAGGGCCCAGGGCGAGAACCAGACCAAGGGGAATTGGAATCCTAGCGCCCAAACCGTGAGTGCTCCCTCAGATGCCGGGACCAACGCAAGGGAGCAGCCTGCGGCGAGTCCCATAAGCCAAAAACTTCGAGCCGACTTGAGATCCGGACGTCTCCACAGCACTAAACTCCCGAACGTGACAA
This region of Chloroflexota bacterium genomic DNA includes:
- a CDS encoding acyl-CoA dehydrogenase, with translation MAFKPRSGRTAMDYSFTEQQQMLKKAARDFLTARCDKHFIDRITKTESGFDNGMWKEMADLGWQGLIIPEAHGGTGGDFLDLCALLEETGGALLPAPLFATVIGGALPLMLGGSKAQQERFLPRIAGGEAIFALALLEGDATYAQEAIKLEAKAAKDGYVLNGAKLFVPYAGSADYLTCAARTGTGVSLFIVDARAQGVSHTPLVTMGGEKKYEVTFTNVAVARDRLLGERDRGWPLIEKILERATAAKCAEMLGGMQHVLDFTIEYVKQRVQFGRPIGSFQAVQHHCANIVMGIELARGITWEAAWRISAGKPAAMEAAMAKQLANEAYLRTTVVAHQVHGGIGLIREHPLYLYYREARTAAYAYGDTAHSADRVAAAVAAGAPIW
- a CDS encoding enoyl-CoA hydratase/isomerase family protein — protein: MSSEQPFVLYEKSGQILRLTLNRPEKLNAFTAKDIPAFAEAFEKAESDDDIKIIIIRGAGKAFSAGYDMQRLGNVYHDREKEGVEAFAPQWAGDKHPPQRVRFYHDHMAFRKNLAKFYTHKITIAQVHGHVVGGAIDWIMLCDFIIAAEGTKLYYTPARMHGPGATTAIMEILRMGPALAHEMLWLGRKIDVSEIGPRGINSIVPLEKLEAEVERWAQALALCHKDYVYMGKETMHRIYEILGVVEGFRLAAFEHPVSVQARLEPEEWNLFKERKEGGTKGATKSRDERYKELGF
- a CDS encoding nitroreductase family deazaflavin-dependent oxidoreductase, which encodes MRALMNRAVNPFAKLLLRSPLHFLMSSRVLLITVTGRKSGRRYTTPVEYTRQGSLVTIVSRNDRSWWKNVSAKHQVRLQLRGRSVTGNAQLFSDDTAAIARCLQRQYKKLTAERAADMARTRVVIEITLDGA
- a CDS encoding LysR family transcriptional regulator → MEIAQLEAFLEASKRGSFRRAAEGLYVTQPALGARIHALEQEMGGILFHRMGRGVRLTEMGKAFLPFAERALDQLKQGEEAVVAARQALGGVLTIASARTIGTYSLPTMLDRFRAKFPAIKLHIKVGRSSDVLNMVVDEEAHVGLARELHHPDILAMPIYEEEIVLVAHPKHPFAMKGKASIYEIAKEPLILYDPGSAYFVLIQEVCQEAGIVPRVEMNLDSIEATKRMVEIGFGVSFLPLGAIERDLRQKSLVHITLTGAHRVVLPTCVLIRRAQHYSPATMAFLRVLSEMYNTKLPLVKAEAAAAKEQESAPPEKKKPGK
- the aceB gene encoding malate synthase A gives rise to the protein MLGRPTDRYAGILSQEALEFVAALSLPFEPTRRALMRARRARQAEIDAGRLPSLPQEDAGIRAQAWRVPPAPADLQDRRVEITGPASDRKMVLNALNSGALGYMADFEDANSPGWAQCIEGQINLRDAVLRTLTVQRADGSEERLKEKTATLHVRPRGLHLMERHLLVDGQPVSAALFDFGLFFFHNARVQLERRTGPYFYLPKLQNCQEARLWSDLFDSAEDALGLPRGVTRATVLIEHILAAFEMDEILYELRGHITALNLGRWDYIYSYIKAFRDASWSLTPDRGQVTMATPFLRAPAEMLVAACHKRGAHALGGMSAFIPRKNDPEANAVAIAQVRADKEREASQGFDGAWVAHPALVESVAQIFDRAFSGPNQLGHIPETRAASSDLLEAPKGAITEAGVRGNISVALQYLEAWVQGSGAVAIANLMEDTATAEIARSQLWHWAKRQARLADGRPMTHDLYYRLRSEETAKLVGARADKGPGALDKAVDLLDELVTADHFVEFLTIPGYRYLQ
- the aceA gene encoding isocitrate lyase — encoded protein: MQNRAARIQEQIAELERSWTADVRWKGIKRAYSAGEVVSLRSSLRVEQTIAKAGSRRLWDLLHTEPYIATFGALTGGQAVQMVKGGLKAIYLSGWQVAADANQGGNTYPDQSLYPVNSVPALVKRINNAFMRADQIEGDGDIHWYAPIVADAEAGFGGPIHAFELMRNMIEAGAAGVHFEDQLAAEKKCGHMGGKVLVPTSQFIRTLTAARLAADVLDVPTLLVARTDARDATLLTSDVDPYDRPFVTGERTVEGYHMVKKGMASPTARALAYAPYADLIWFETSVPELAEAKKFAETIHAKFPGKLLAYNLSPSFNWRRHLDAPTIAKFQSELGAMGFKFQFITLAGWHLLNYHTFDMACGFATEGMPAYVRLQQAEFARESDGYTAVRHQRESGAEYFDKVAMAASGGQSSTTALHGSTEEEQFETAKAR
- a CDS encoding HD domain-containing protein, whose product is MTTLVRPTENLSYIREESPSHSGSLRARLHEVMPLLESMSGLADPLLWAHSLRVGKMARETGEVIGMRGGDLDQLEVAGYLHDIGRIIGGEAAPARPAGHPPRPTDNGAHCLRAAKIVSSLPWLTPIMPMVLFHHEYWDGSGVPAGLRGESIPLAARIIAVVDAFDRMIGSSAPGAEQPINKALETLRTERGRLYDPEVVNAFIDACSLSLTRKHLWGRPHLDLQY
- a CDS encoding response regulator transcription factor — translated: MLQGGGFNVATLSISDVREHAPGGTVRVVLVDDHQMFREGTKYLLTQDPSIQVIGEAETVQEAIAVIAETRPDVAVVDIRLKGGSGIDLVKALRKEHPEVKCLALTAFDYDQYVKAMVKAGARGYLLKDAPGEELLKAIHTVHEGKAALPDLMSARVIDFLADQPKEETSTPPLRDLTARELEILEMIQQGATDRAIAEHFDLSVKTVNTHVGHILLKLGEPSRAQAVAKAIELGLLKDVH
- a CDS encoding response regulator transcription factor, with amino-acid sequence MVGEAETAEEALRLTDELAPDVVILDIRLKNGSGIDVARALMRKGSTARVLVLTAHDFEQYVDALARAGVRGYLLKDTPPEQLIKAVHDVYEGHGVLPGRIAASVLDSLSRERRDSPRTPDDLTIREIEVLELLYQGRRNQEIAERLGISQRTAESHVANIFSKLGATTRAEAVRIAIEHGYIKKQ
- a CDS encoding response regulator transcription factor, whose amino-acid sequence is MTTGHTIRVLLVEDHALVRVGTKALLEADPGI
- a CDS encoding sensor histidine kinase, whose amino-acid sequence is MSDPVASLTSRGQAEGSSRTSSQPSPNLPLLRGLVLSSVLLFASLFFFAQRSVTDSPLLQIRLEECEAAPYCVSWVMPAGAGWDAGLRVGDPVLRITGGGTERPRSVVRPGASGSEAPIRAEAGRSVEGASRYTLPLLGLVFVTFGSLVLWRRPDLKSARSFWLMGLAAGCSLALVPASEGALTVWALGFQFPLVWFSPWALFAFYTSLTPGTPRLVEKVRSITLWSGIGLTAIYILTAAAQPNIYPWLQACISIAFILLIIFSIIALITGYRRASTHNERSVVAIVSSATILGLIPLLLLVFLPIASGVDEIVRPDIAALGLLAIPTGFAYSIFQYQMLGIRRLVQRGAVYVILSGLLLVVMILLVGIGITIKPDLFESRRNDLLITSGAVVFGALAFAYLRPILQRLADTYVYRDVFDYREAIVELSKEAQRARQPKDVVVSMLEQVKAIARLEGYLVVTGRSQSASEIISGGMSAQRLRRAYDSPGFLPSRGSAIRQLESDPVLAFVLDEDTALLLGPKSGGEAFRDDDVKLMEPMATLVSMLLARSKLSDELRDLNGRLMTAQEEERARLAIDLHDGPLQQAIFLSRTAVPSDKVIDVGKSLVTELRAITNALRPPMLDDLGLRYAIDWLARNLPGKEAVHITMDLDGFPDETRLPAASELAIYRCAQEALNNVVKHSGATQATISLRIAQGKAILSIMDNGRGFGAAERERAAKDGHLGLLGMRERVRHAGGTLAIESAPGQGATITISVPVEADSALPEAARSV